The proteins below are encoded in one region of Lactuca sativa cultivar Salinas chromosome 3, Lsat_Salinas_v11, whole genome shotgun sequence:
- the LOC111889858 gene encoding formyltetrahydrofolate deformylase 1, mitochondrial isoform X1, translating into MNEDLLDLSKMFNAVKSLVRVPSVDPKYKIALLASKQDHCLVDLLHAWQDGKLPVQISSVISNHDRVGNTHVMRFLERHEIPYHYLSKSKEKNVEDEILGLVEDTDFLVLARYMQVLSGNFLKRYGKDVINIHHGLLPSFKGGNPSRKAGSVFQFPNSVLSFLCFYVFYWRMTGF; encoded by the exons ATGAACGAGGACTTACTTGACCTATCAAAGATGTTCAATGCAGTTAAATCGCTTGTTCGAGTGCCTTCTGTAGACCCCAAATATAAAATTGCTCTTCTTGCTTCTAAGcag GACCATTGTCTTGTTGATCTACTGCATGCTTGGCAAGATGGAAAACTTCCGGTTCAGATAAGCTCTGTAATCAG CAATCATGATAGGGTGGGGAATACCCATGTGATGCGGTTCCTTGAAAGACATGAGATTCCATATCATTATCTGTCCAAGTCAAAGGAGAAGAATGTAGAAGATGAGATATTGGGGTTGGTTGAAGATACAGATTTCTTGGTCCTTGCTAGATACATGCAG GTGTTGTCTGGAAACTTTTTGAAAAGATATGGGAAGGATGTGATCAACATACATCATGGCTTATTGCCATCATTCAAGGGAGGAAATCCATCTAGGAAGGCAGGTTCTGTGTTCCAATTTCCAAATTCTGTTTTaagctttttatgtttttatgttttttactgGAGAATGACAGGCTTTTGA
- the LOC111889858 gene encoding formyltetrahydrofolate deformylase 1, mitochondrial isoform X2, whose amino-acid sequence MNEDLLDLSKMFNAVKSLVRVPSVDPKYKIALLASKQDHCLVDLLHAWQDGKLPVQISSVISNHDRVGNTHVMRFLERHEIPYHYLSKSKEKNVEDEILGLVEDTDFLVLARYMQDRCCLETF is encoded by the exons ATGAACGAGGACTTACTTGACCTATCAAAGATGTTCAATGCAGTTAAATCGCTTGTTCGAGTGCCTTCTGTAGACCCCAAATATAAAATTGCTCTTCTTGCTTCTAAGcag GACCATTGTCTTGTTGATCTACTGCATGCTTGGCAAGATGGAAAACTTCCGGTTCAGATAAGCTCTGTAATCAG CAATCATGATAGGGTGGGGAATACCCATGTGATGCGGTTCCTTGAAAGACATGAGATTCCATATCATTATCTGTCCAAGTCAAAGGAGAAGAATGTAGAAGATGAGATATTGGGGTTGGTTGAAGATACAGATTTCTTGGTCCTTGCTAGATACATGCAG GACAGGTGTTGTCTGGAAACTTTTTGA